In Alteromonas macleodii, the sequence AAACGATATGCGCACGCCATCTTTTAGCGCCGGTAAGGCGTTTTCTAGCGCACGCCATGCAGCTTCGCGTCCAGCGCGGTCGCCGTCATAACAGCATACAATATGAGACGTAGCACGAACCAGCATTTGAATATGTTCAGGCGTGGTAGCTGTACCTAAGGCTGCGGTAGCAATATTAATGTCGAACTGACTCAATGCCACAACATCCATATAGCCTTCAACAACAACAACCGTATCTAGCGTTCTATTATTCTGGCGCGCTGAGTAAAACCCGAAAAGCTCGCTGCCTTTATGAAAAATACGGGTTTCTGGTGAGTTTAAGTATTTAGGACCGCCATCATCTAAAACACGACCACCAAAGCCGACAACGCGACCTCGTTTATCCCTGATAGGAAACATTATGCGGTCGCGGAAGAAGTCGTAGGTACGTCCTTGGTCGTTTTTATTAACAAGCTTTAAATCGACCAGCTGCTTGATGCGCTGTGGGTCTTTACCAAAGGTATTTAGCAGCGCATCCCAGCTGTCAGGGGCGTAGCCAATTTCCCATTGCTTGACGATATCACCACTTAGCCCACGATTTTTTAAATAGTCGATGGCTTTTTTACTATTTCCGTTTTGGCGCAACTGGTGCTGGAAAAAGCGTGTGACTTGTTCCATCACTGCATAGTCGTCTTGCTGTTGCTGCTTTTTCTCTTCGCTCATGGCAGGCCGACTGCCTTTTTCTCGAGGTACTTCAAGCCCGTGATAACGCGCTAGCTCTTCAATAGCCTCTACAAACTCAAGACGGTCGAATTCCATAATAAAAGAGATAGCATTACCGTGAGCGCCACATCCGAAACAGTGATAGAACTGCTTGTCTTGGCTAACGGTGAAAGACGGCGATTTCTCATTATGAAAAGGGCAGCACGCTTGGTAATTCTTACCTGCTTTTTTGAGTTTGACTCGGCTATCTACTACTTCTACCACGTCAGTACGTGATAGTAGATCATCTATAAAATCGCGAGGTATTTTTCCAGCCATGAGGGTATTTTCAACAAGGATTAGTAAAGCACAAGTCGTGACGGCTTTCTAAACAAAAGGCAACGACATGATGAAAACAGTGAATTACTGTAACAGGGAAGTGGTTAAATGAGAATAACGAAGGTGTGGATATGCACACCTTCAAAATACTTCACTTTAATAAAGGACTAAGCCTAAGCGTTCAAGCGTGCCTTTATTTTAGCACTCAATGCGCCCATATCGGTACGGCCTTGAACTTTAGGCTTCAATGCGCCCATGACTTTACCCATGTCTTGCATACCCGAAGCGCCGGTCGCAGCCATAGTTTCGTCGATAAGGGCATTGAGTTCATCGTCAGTCAAAGGCTGAGGCAAGAAATCTTCAATATAAGTTATTTCTTCACGCTCTTTGCTAGCTAGGTCTTCGCGGTTTGCTGCGTCGTATTGCGCTGCCGCGTCTTGACGCTGTTTAACCATTTTGGTTAGTACCGCTAAGATTGCGCTATCGTCTAGCGTGATTTGTTCATCGATTTCTTTTTGCTTAATGGCAGCCATAGCCATACGAATAGTACCAAGACGTACTTTTTCTTTAGCACGCATCGCATCTTTTTGCGCTGCTTTTAAATCATCAATTAGTGCCATGATGTTTCCTGATTTTTTATTAGTAGATTGAGCTTATATCAAACCGCATAGATCATTGCCCACTCAGAAGATAATGATCTATGCGGACTGGTATTATTAAGCCCCAGGTTGAAAATCAAATGCAACCATTTGAAAAGGAAAAAATGGAGTCGTTAATAATAAGGCCGAAAAAACAGAGGCCCAGAAACGCGAAAGGTGCTGCAATTGCAACACCTTTCAGACTCGTTACTTAACCCTATATTAGTAGAGTTTTACGCGACGTGCGTTTTCACGAGCTAGCTTCTTAAGATGACGCTTTTTAGCGGCAGCTTTCTTGCGCTTGCGTTCCCAAGTTGGCTTTTCGAAGAATTCACGACGACGAACTTCAGAAAGAACACCTGCTTTTTCACAAGAACGCTTAAAACGACGCAGCGCCACATCAAACGGCTCGTTTTCTCTAACTTTAACGATAGGCATTAAACACTCACCTCAAAACTTTTACTGTGTAAATCCGGGTAAAATTGTGCGCTAAAAAGGCCACCCGGGTTAAAAATGGTGCGAAATTCTAATCATATCTACAGAGAAAGTAAAGGATGAATTGCCAAAAAATAGCCAATATTGTGCATTTACCGTTCATTTACCTGTTCACTGGCATTCCATGAATGCAGGATAAAAGGTAAACTCTGCGCTCGTTAAGCACCGTGTTGTTTAACGCGGCTTGTATAAGCGCCCTTTTCAGAATGCTTTTTGCTCATGTTTCTTCTGATATATTTTTTGATCAAAAGTAGAAAGCAAATGATCCTGACGAGGGTAGTGTTATGATCGCGCCGGGATCATAAAGATGATCCCGCCAGATCGCCAGAATTATTTTCACAGTTTTTGGTATTCGCTCTACTAAGTGTTGTTCACAGCACGGTAGTGAGCAATTCATGTGTTAAGCAGCTTTGCTATACATCCAAAAGCTAGGCGTTAAAGTTAGTAGTAGAAAGGGTTGCTCCCCATGCGTATTTTAGGAATAGAAACATCTTGTGACGAAACTGGCATCGCCGTTTATGACGATGAAAAAGGCTTGTTGTCACACGAACTATACAGCCAAGTAAAGCTACACGCTGATTATGGCGGTGTGGTGCCCGAGCTTGCTTCACGGGATCATGTAAGAAAAATCATTCCTTTAATTGAAAAAGCCATGGAAGATGCGAATACCCAACCATCAGATATCGACGGCGTTGCCTTTACTCAAGGCCCGGGTTTAGTAGGGGCACTGTTAGTAGGTTCATCGGTAGGACGGTCTCTCTCATATGCGTGGAACGTACCTGCAGTAGGTGTTCATCATATGGAGGGGCATTTGCTAGCGCCTATGCTTGAAGATGATGCCCCAGAATTTCCTTTTGTTGCGCTATTGGTGTCGGGCGGTCACTCGATGTTGGTTAAAGTAGAAGGCATTGGCCAGTATGAAGTACTTGGCGAGTCAATTGACGATGCCGCAGGCGAAGCTTTTGATAAAACCGCTAAACTACTTGGTCTTGATTACCCTGGCGGCCCTCTCTTGGCAAAATTGGCGGAAAAGGGCGAAGCGGGACACTACAAATTCCCACGTCCAATGACCGACCGACCAGGCTTAGACTTCAGTTTTAGCGGCTTAAAGACCTTTGCTGCAAACACCATTCGCGATGCTGATTTAACCGGTGATGATGCTGAGCAAATTAAAGCGAATATTGCCTACGCGTTTCAAGAAGCCGTAGTGGATACGCTTATCATTAAATGTAAGCGAGCATTAAAGCAGACTGGCATGAAGCGTTTGGTTATTGCTGGCGGCGTAAGCGCAAATACAATGCTGCGCGGTGAGATGAAAGCCCTGATGCAAGAGCTAAAAGGTGAGGTGTTTTACCCTAGCTTAGCGTATTGTACAGACAATGGTGCCATGATTGCCTATGCGGGGATGCAGCGCTTGAAAGCAGGCGAAACCTTGGCGTTATCGTCACAAGCCAAACCGCGATGGCCTCTTGATACCTTGTCAGCTATTTAAAAACGTCGACTGGGTTTTAAATGATGTTGTGAAACCGATACTGCTTATCAAGGTATGCATAGGATGTGCAAAAGGCAGATATCAAGAATAACAACAAGCAGGCAAAACAGACAAACAAAAAGTAAAGGCAATGGGAGCGCGTCCCATTGCCTTTTATTTTACCAAAATGAACATTGAGTAAGGACGTAAAAAAACCATGCGCTTAGCAACAGACGGTACAAAACAAAATGCATCGCTATTATTTTTAGCGCTGTCGTTATTTATTTTGATTTTCTTTGTAGCGCTCACCAGGCCTAATGCAATTGCTTCAAGCAAAACTCCTTCAAATGAATCAGTAAAAGAGTTAAAGCAAAAGCAACAGACTCAGCAAGACCAGTATGTAGTGTTAATTTCTCTTGATGGATTTCGCCACGACTATATCGAGTTGCACAATGCCGAGCATCTTGGCGCCATTGCAAAGCAAGGCGTAAGAGCGTCATCAATGACCCCTGTTTATCCGTCGAATACTTTTCCCAACCATATTTCGTTGATCACAGGGCTGCTTCCCAAACACCACGGTATTGTGAATAACCGTTTTTATGATAAATCCCGTCCTACAAAAGAGGGTTATGCAAAATATCAGTTGGGCTATGGCGGTATGGATAGCACTTGGATTACGGCAACACCGCTATGGAACCTAGTGGAATATCACGGTATGAAGGCTGCAACCTTCTTCTGGCCAGAGTCTGACGCACGCATATCGGGTGCTTCTCCGACTTATTTCTATCACTATTCTAAATATGCTGATTACCAGATGCGTATTGATCAAATCATCAACTGGCTAAAATTGCCTGAGGTATCGCGCCCTCGCTTTATTGCGGGTTATTTTTCGCTTACCGATTCGGTAGGACACGATGAAGGACCTTTTGCCGATAAAACCAATGACGCGGTACAAGAAGTAGATGCACTTATCGGTCAACTTTATAAGCGCATTAATGCATTAGACTTACCAGTAAATCTGGTAGTGGTGTCTGACCACGGCATGACGCCTATTGATGAAAACCAGCTTATAGAGGTTGAGTCTTTATCCATTCCTGATAGCTTCATTATTGAAAATGAAGGGGCGCAAGTGCACCTTTACGCCAGAGAAGGCGTGTCAGATAAGCAAATCACCGAAGAAATAGAACGTCTTACCTATACAGCCGAAAACCGCTTCATTGTGCTCAATGATACCCAGCGCGCTCAGCGTCACATGGAAGTAGGAAACAGAACGGGCGATATCATTATCGAAATTGCGCCACCAGCCCGTTTCAAAAACGCCAACAGTATGCATGTGAGCAAAGGTGGCCATGGCTACGTAAATACGTTACCTGATATGGGAGCGACCTTTGTTGCAGTAGGGCCGGCGTTTAAAACGAACACCACTATACCTACATTTAGCAATTTAGAGGTTTATCCAGCGCTGGCTAAAATATTGGGTATTTTGCCTGTTACGCCTATAGATGGAAAGCTGGATGTACTGCAGCAGGCACTTACTCTTTAACTTTGCCTTTATCCCACACTTTACTTTCATTGCCTGCTAACAGGCGGGCAATGTTGTCTTTATGGCGTAAAATAATAAGTAGTGAAAGCATTGCTACCGGCACAGTGTACAAAGGCTTGATTAAAAACGTGAAAAGCGGCGCAAGCGACACTGCAATAAGCGCACCTAGCGAAGAATAGCCGGTAAGAAAAACCACTACTACCCAGCTTAGAACAAGTAGCCCTGCTAAATCGAGCCCAATAGGCAACATGGCACCAAAGGCGGTAGCGACGGCTTTACCGCCTTTAAAACCAAAATAAAGCGGAAATATATGACCTAAACAGGCAAAGATAGCAATTATGCCAAGCATTATTGGTTCTATACCCAAAAAGTAGCTGCCGTAAACGGGAATAGTGCCTTTCAAAATATCCATAACAAGTACAAGTAGCGCAGGAATACGGCCACCCAAGCGGTACACATTAGTTGCTCCAGGGTTTTTAGAGCCAGCGGTTCTAGGGTCCGGTAAACCAAATAATTGGCTTATAACCACTGCACTTGATAGTGAACCGAAGAGGTAGGCAACAGCAGCCATTAAAAGCGTTAGCGAAATCATTTTTTCATTCTAATTATCAAAAGCGTTTTAGAAGCACTGCCTTCTGTCAGGTTTCACTTCTCTTGTAGGAGGTTAAAGGCTTGTGTCCTATTAAATTACAAAACCTTGGTTGCCCCCAGTTGTCATACAGCGGTATAGTTGTGCCACACAAGCGTAAAGCTACTCCATCCAAACGCGATATACCACCGTTTAGCAGCAATATGTGGTTGAAAGCGCAGTAGTAAGACCAGTATTGAAGCCGGAAAGTAGGGCAATAAACTGGTGTGAAAACAGAGAAGATGAAAAAATTCCATGGGAAAAATTTATATAACAGGGCTTGAAGTAGACACCCTGATTGGTGTTTATGATTGGGAGCGAGTAAGAACCACCCAGCTTCTTCTCGATGTCACACTTGATGTTGACTTAAGCGCGGCGATGCAAAGTGATGATGTTGCTGATACGGTAGATTATGCCAAAGTAGCCGAGTGCATCGTGGAAGTAGGTAAAGAGAGTACGTTCGAACTACTAGAAGCATTCGGAAGCAAGGTTATGGATACCGTACTTGCTCACTTCTCGGTTTCAACAATAACGCTTAAAATCGTTAAACCTAATATTCTTCCTAATGCGCAAACTGTTGCCGTTGAAATGCGAAAAGAGCGCAACTAATGCCTGAACATACCATTTTAATCAGCATTGGTTCCAATATTGAGCGTGAGCATTACACTAGGCAGTCTTTGGTTGCCCTAAAACAACACTTCTCAGATGTTTCAGTGTCTTCCGTTTATGAAAGCGAAGCTGTAGGCTTCAACGGTAGCCCTTTTTATAATGCTGCCGCACGGGCGACAACATCAAAAAATGTTGAAGAGGTGTGTGCAATACTAAAGGCAATTGAGAAAGACAATGGAAGAGTGCATACCGACAAAAAATTCTGCGCAAGAACCCTTGATCTCGATTTGCTTACCTATGATAGTAAGGTAACCACATCCCCTGTGGTTTTGCCTCGCGAAGAGATTTGTTACAACGCGTTTGTGCTTTGGCCGTTAGCTGAACTTGTTCCCGACGACATTCACCCTGAAACGCAAGAAACCTATGCCCAAATGTGGCAAAACTTTGATAAACAGAAACAGCAATTATGGCCAATTGACTTTACTTGGAGTTAAGCAAAGGAATGACACTTTTCGAAATCATTATTTTAGCAATTATTCAGGGCGTTACTGAATTTCTTCCAATCAGTAGCTCTGGGCACTTGCTGCTACCCGCTGAGCTTTTCGGTTGGGTAAGCCAAGGTTTGGCGTTTGACGTAGCAGTACATGTGGGAAGCCTTCTTGCAGTTATGATCTATTTTCGTCAAGAAATAGGACAGATGACAGTAGCATGGGTGACTCAAGGCTTCAGCAAGCAGCAGTCTACCGACAGTAAGCTTGCGTGGTACGTTATTGTGGCGACTATTCCTGCGGTCATCATTGGCTTTTTGATGAAGGGCTGGATAGAAGACAATGCACGTACAGCATTGGTAATCGCAGGTACCACCATCATTTTCGGTTTGCTTTTATGGTATGCCGACTCGACAGCAAAGCGGGAACAAGAGCTTGAAGGCCTAACGCTAAAACAAGCCATTTATATCGGCTTAGCCCAGGTGTTAGCGTTAATTCCGGGGACATCTCGTTCGGGTATAACAATGACTGCTGGCTTGATGCTAGGATTAAAACGCGAAGCCTGTGCACGCTTTTCTTTCTTACTGTCTATACCTGTCATCTTAGGTGCAGGGTTGCTAGCCACCTTAGATTTGCTTAAAGCAAATGAAGCTGTGGATTGGTATGCATTGCTGTATGGCGCAGCATTTTCATTCGTAAGTGCCTACCTTTGTATTTATTTATTCCTAAGCTGGATATCCCGTATAGGCATGCTGCCTTTTGTTATCTATCGCTTAGCGTTAGGCGTAATACTTCTATGGTTTGTTTTTGCATAAGACAAGGCATCGAGCCGATTAAAAACACTGTAGTTTAGACTTTGTTATTGCGTTGGTGAGAGAACCATCATCGATCGCTAACGCAATAGTTAAACACCTGATTAAAAAGGAATGTGAGACATGGCAGAAACAATTTTTGATAAAATTATCAGCAAGGAAATTCCGGCAGAGATTTTGTACGAAGACGAACTAGCGCTGGCGTTTAAAGATATAAACCCTCAGGCTCCGACCCATTTTCTGGTTATTCCGAAAAAGCAAATTGCCACGGTAAACGATATTGCTGAAGAAGACCGCGAAGTAGTGGGGCACTTGTCATATGTAGCTGCAAAAATTGCCAAGGAGCAAGGGTTTGCCGACCAAGGCTATCGTACTGTCATGAATTGTAACGAATACGGTGGGCAAACCGTATATCACATTCACCTTCACGTATTAGCAGGTAAACCGCTAGGCTGGCCTCCGTATACTGAGAATATGAAGCAACACGTAGAGTAACGTTTGCGTTTAAAGATAAAAAATGCCGCCCTTTATTCAAAGGGCGGCATTTTTATTTACGCTGCAGCTAAATGAGGTAAATAATTGAAATCGATTGACTTATTCAGCGAGCCCTAGCACTTTCTTACCTTGATTAAAGTGAATGTCAACCGGGATGCTGGCTGCTTCTAAGCGTGCTAAATCTGACGCAAGGTCAGGCTTGATCACACCCATAGTTTCCACAAGTTTTGCGACACCGTCGTAATCGCCGTCACCTTGAAGGGTCAGGATCAATTCAGAAAGTGCCTCTACTGCGGCGCCCATCTTTTGCATATTTACGCGATACATGCCGTCTTCTGTTTTCTCAAACGCACCTTGCTGTGCAAAGAAGTTAAAACGAATCATATTCGCCTTGCCGTGAGCAGAACTTGCACCGAAACGCACAGAACGGAAAATGCCAGCCATAAAGGTAACGTAATAATCTTCAAGTGTACCTTCGGTAATTTCACCTTTTTCAAGAAGACTTTGTACCATGTACAAACCTAAAATATCCGCTTTGCCTTCTTCAAGGGCTGAGGCGTGTTCTTTAAGTGCGCCGCGCACGGTACCCGAACCGTCCAGGGTGTTTTTAATGCCAAGACCGTGAGCCACTTCGTGAAACATGGTGTTGGCGAAAAAGGCGTCGAACGTAATGTGCTCACGTTGCTCAGGTACAATTAGCGTATCTGCAATAGGCACTAAAATAGTATCGAACTTAGCGCGCATTGCGTTTTTGAGCTGAAGACGGCGGGTTCCCTTTTCTAACTGAACGCGCTCGTCATTTGGCAGGTTAATCGCAATGGTTTTACTGCCAGCATTAGAGTGGCCTGCGTAATAAATAACGTCATATGCATTAAGGTCGGCATCAGAGCCGGGCATCTCAGCTTTGTAAGCATCAGCAACAGGAAGGCCTTGCTGAAGCTCAGGTAGGAAAGCCGCGTACTTTGCCAGCTTCTCACTCCACGCTAAATCCTTAATAAGCACGTAGGCTTCAAATGCTGCGCGATAGCCAAAGAGTTGATCTTCGTAGCTTTCAATAGGGCCAATAACCAGCTCTACAGGGTTGCTCTTCATATCCATCCAGGCCATATCAGACGCAAGGTAGTCATTAGACAACAATGCCTCAGAACGCAGTTGCAGGTATTGCTTGAAGCTTTCGTCTTCAGCTAGCTCTGACGCTTTTTTGAGTAGGTCAGATGCTTTCATCAATTCGCTTTTAAATGCTTCAGAGTAAGGCACAGAATAAAGGTTACCGGCTTCATCGCGCTTCACCATAGAGTAAAGGCCTTGCTTGTCGGCAAACTCAGCCGTAGCAAACTCTTCCTTTTCCATATCATGAGGATAAAACTCAGCGCCTAAGGCTTTGTCTTCATAGCCGCTGATAAATGGCGTGTCGCCGTTAAGTCGATCCCATGGGCCATAGTTTATGGCGGCAAAATGGCGTACTTTTTCATTGCTTATTGAGGAAAGAAAAGCATCTTTATCTTCAAAAAATGCCTGCTTCCAAAACAGGTCGTCCATAATTTTCGACGCATCTATCAAAAGCGAAAGCATTTTATGCTGGTTGTCACTAAGGTGTGATAAATCGCTGGTAAGGTCTACACCGTGATAAATAGACAAGCGGGACTCGTCTACAAGTAAGGTTTGCGCTGTATCGGTTTCAGGCTTTGCCGTTTGAGTTTGCGTTGTATCGGCGCTTTTGCTGCAGGCGGTCAGCATAAATAGCCCTGCTACTGCAGCAGCAATAGGCGAATAAGTTGAAGTCGTTTTTTTAATCATAAGGTTTACCGTGTCGTTTTCCCGTATTGATTTAAGTATGTGGGGAGGTGTTTGCGTAACTCACTATAGCTATGCTTTTGATTTTATACAAAAGTATGAAAATTATTTGCTTAATATCAATAGTGGTTTGCTGCTTGTTGTCTATACTTTGATTGAGCTCTTGTGCTACTGCGGTTGCTAAACATTCGCTTTAAGCCTGTCTTTTTTAGTTGGTCGAAACTAGAGAGCTACTATAGTATGGTGATAGAAATACCATAATAAAACAATAAACGGTTTGTATTTTAGCGTGAATCATAGAGGCCTATGTGAATAAGCGCAGGGAATGCAACGCACAAATACTCGATTTATTTGGCGCATCAGAATTGATGTTGGCTGAGTAGATAACGGGTAACGCAAACTATCGCCTTATCAAGGCAATTTGGAACTTTCTAAGGGTAGAAATATGTCTACACAGAACGCGCTTTCAACTATTTTGGTTGAAAAAATAAACAATGACACACTGGTCCTTCCAACACTTCCTGCTATCGCATTAAAAGTCCGTAAAGCAGCAGATGACCCTGACATCAACCTTAATGCTATGGGTGAGGTAATCGGGCAAGACCCATCACTTAGTGCGAGAATGATTAAAATTGCAAACAGTGCTTATATGGGGCGCAGTGTTAAAGTTACCTCCATTAGTCAGGCGGTAACGCGTATTGGTCTGCGACAAATTAAGAATATTTCTACCGCACTGGCAATGGAGCAGCTGTTCGTATCTAAAAACGATGTAGTTGCTCGTTATTTGCAACAGGAGTGGGCGAATACGGTAAACATAGTTGCCAGTGCAATGGCGGTATTACAGCTTTATATAGCCCGCACCAAAAAGCGGGAAATGAGCATGGATACTATGACCCTAGCTGCATTGGTACATAATATTGGCGTACTGCCTATTTTGACCGAAGCTGAACGTCACCCTGAGGTTTTTGCTAATCCTTCTTTCCTTGAAGTGGCAATCGATAAATTAGCGGGCCGCATTGGTGCAAGTATAATGAGAGAATGGGGCTTTGGTGAAAGCTTCGTTAATGTCGCGAAAAACTGGAAAGACTTAAGCTATCTTCCTGATGAGCTAAGCTATATTGACTTTGTTCGCGTAGGTGCGGCAGTCTCGGGAGCGGCAGGTAGCCAGAAAGACGCTATTTTGAACTTAGCTATACAACGTGGTGTGGTTGAAGATATGGGCGAGCTTCACTCAGATGAGTTCGAAGAGCTAACAAGCGCCGCGAAGCAAATTTTCTTATAAGCAATTAAGCTTTTAAGCTACCCCCAGATCTACACAGTAGTGTTAGGCCGATACAGAAGTGCACCTTCAAAATGTATCGGCCTTTTTGTTATGTCGGTTAGCTACAGGCATAGAACTTAATAAGTAACACTATGCGTTAGCAGGTTTCTTTTGAACATACAGCAATAGTAAACCTAGCCCCAATCCCCACACTGCTGAAGTCATAGAAAATAAGCTAAAGCCTGACGCCGTACACAGCATGGTGAGCAGCGCTGGGGCTCTATGATGTTCTACTTCCATAGCGCGAACCATCGACCCTTGCAGCGTAGCTAAAAGTGCGAGCCCTGCAAGTAGGTGAATAATGATATTGGGCATGCTGACAAATAACGCAACGACCACAGACGCTAAAAGTCCCATAAATAAATACGCCACGCCGGCCGCTATGGCGGCTCTATAGCGCTGTGACTTTTCACTATCCGCTTGCTCACCCATGCACAGTGCTGCTGTGATAGCAGCTAGGTTAAAGGTAAAGCCTCCAAAAGGTGCTAATAGACCTTGTATAACGGCAATGCCTGACAAAATGGGTTTGTGGTCGGGCGCATAGCCATGTGCGTGATGAATAGCTATGCCGGGCAAGTTTTGGGAAAGCGTGGTGATTAGAAAAAGAGGAAAGGCTAAGCCAATGGCGGCGCTGAGAGAAAAAGTAGGCGTTACCCAAATTGGCTCGGGCAGGGTAAATATTGATGACAGCCCTTGTGAGGTACTTGGTAGAGCAACAACACTGCTGGCACTACCCATAAACAAACTAATACCCACCGACATAACCAGCAACAACAGCATCAGATAGCGGGGAAATAGGCGGCTTCCTATTAGGTAAGCGGAAATAAATAACGCGACTAGGTGCGGCGCTTCGTTAACATCGGTAAATATAGCTAGGCATATAGGTAAGAGAATACCGGCTAAAAGTGCAGATGAAATGGCTGGAGGAATGCGACTAATTTGTTTAAGTAAAGTCCGGCTTTGCGCTGTTACAAGTGAAAGCATTGCGCATATTACAAATGCACCAATGGCTTCGCTTAAACTATAATTGCCTATACTGGTTAATAAAAAAGCCGCACCAGGGGTAGACCAAGCGGTAACAACGGGCAGTTTGGATAGCCACGAAAACAGAATACAGGTAATACCCATACCTAGACCAAGCGCGAATAACCAGCTTA encodes:
- a CDS encoding undecaprenyl-diphosphate phosphatase, with the translated sequence MTLFEIIILAIIQGVTEFLPISSSGHLLLPAELFGWVSQGLAFDVAVHVGSLLAVMIYFRQEIGQMTVAWVTQGFSKQQSTDSKLAWYVIVATIPAVIIGFLMKGWIEDNARTALVIAGTTIIFGLLLWYADSTAKREQELEGLTLKQAIYIGLAQVLALIPGTSRSGITMTAGLMLGLKREACARFSFLLSIPVILGAGLLATLDLLKANEAVDWYALLYGAAFSFVSAYLCIYLFLSWISRIGMLPFVIYRLALGVILLWFVFA
- the rpsU gene encoding 30S ribosomal protein S21 → MPIVKVRENEPFDVALRRFKRSCEKAGVLSEVRRREFFEKPTWERKRKKAAAKKRHLKKLARENARRVKLY
- the folB gene encoding dihydroneopterin aldolase; its protein translation is MGKIYITGLEVDTLIGVYDWERVRTTQLLLDVTLDVDLSAAMQSDDVADTVDYAKVAECIVEVGKESTFELLEAFGSKVMDTVLAHFSVSTITLKIVKPNILPNAQTVAVEMRKERN
- the plsY gene encoding glycerol-3-phosphate 1-O-acyltransferase PlsY, which produces MISLTLLMAAVAYLFGSLSSAVVISQLFGLPDPRTAGSKNPGATNVYRLGGRIPALLVLVMDILKGTIPVYGSYFLGIEPIMLGIIAIFACLGHIFPLYFGFKGGKAVATAFGAMLPIGLDLAGLLVLSWVVVVFLTGYSSLGALIAVSLAPLFTFLIKPLYTVPVAMLSLLIILRHKDNIARLLAGNESKVWDKGKVKE
- the dnaG gene encoding DNA primase, with the translated sequence MAGKIPRDFIDDLLSRTDVVEVVDSRVKLKKAGKNYQACCPFHNEKSPSFTVSQDKQFYHCFGCGAHGNAISFIMEFDRLEFVEAIEELARYHGLEVPREKGSRPAMSEEKKQQQQDDYAVMEQVTRFFQHQLRQNGNSKKAIDYLKNRGLSGDIVKQWEIGYAPDSWDALLNTFGKDPQRIKQLVDLKLVNKNDQGRTYDFFRDRIMFPIRDKRGRVVGFGGRVLDDGGPKYLNSPETRIFHKGSELFGFYSARQNNRTLDTVVVVEGYMDVVALSQFDINIATAALGTATTPEHIQMLVRATSHIVCCYDGDRAGREAAWRALENALPALKDGVRISFLFLPDGEDPDTMVRQVGKDAFMEMLDNATPLSRFFFENLLKTHNVGTPEGKIALKKAAMPLIESTLGDDQKQMLLEELAKHTGEFDRFKLQQDITKANQGSKQAYSPNRNQVNKPKLSPLRMLIRLLLDKPELAARCEDVQIDIFAGSNAAGMDLLRDIHSYCVTHPHAKTAQLVENFRDHPHSSTIAKLLLQEHLVKDEDAERVYNDSFARLLDRHFDSRIETLISRSRVQPLTQAEKQELNLLMRERQKS
- a CDS encoding histidine triad nucleotide-binding protein codes for the protein MAETIFDKIISKEIPAEILYEDELALAFKDINPQAPTHFLVIPKKQIATVNDIAEEDREVVGHLSYVAAKIAKEQGFADQGYRTVMNCNEYGGQTVYHIHLHVLAGKPLGWPPYTENMKQHVE
- a CDS encoding ectonucleotide pyrophosphatase/phosphodiesterase; translated protein: MRLATDGTKQNASLLFLALSLFILIFFVALTRPNAIASSKTPSNESVKELKQKQQTQQDQYVVLISLDGFRHDYIELHNAEHLGAIAKQGVRASSMTPVYPSNTFPNHISLITGLLPKHHGIVNNRFYDKSRPTKEGYAKYQLGYGGMDSTWITATPLWNLVEYHGMKAATFFWPESDARISGASPTYFYHYSKYADYQMRIDQIINWLKLPEVSRPRFIAGYFSLTDSVGHDEGPFADKTNDAVQEVDALIGQLYKRINALDLPVNLVVVSDHGMTPIDENQLIEVESLSIPDSFIIENEGAQVHLYAREGVSDKQITEEIERLTYTAENRFIVLNDTQRAQRHMEVGNRTGDIIIEIAPPARFKNANSMHVSKGGHGYVNTLPDMGATFVAVGPAFKTNTTIPTFSNLEVYPALAKILGILPVTPIDGKLDVLQQALTL
- the tsaD gene encoding tRNA (adenosine(37)-N6)-threonylcarbamoyltransferase complex transferase subunit TsaD — its product is MRILGIETSCDETGIAVYDDEKGLLSHELYSQVKLHADYGGVVPELASRDHVRKIIPLIEKAMEDANTQPSDIDGVAFTQGPGLVGALLVGSSVGRSLSYAWNVPAVGVHHMEGHLLAPMLEDDAPEFPFVALLVSGGHSMLVKVEGIGQYEVLGESIDDAAGEAFDKTAKLLGLDYPGGPLLAKLAEKGEAGHYKFPRPMTDRPGLDFSFSGLKTFAANTIRDADLTGDDAEQIKANIAYAFQEAVVDTLIIKCKRALKQTGMKRLVIAGGVSANTMLRGEMKALMQELKGEVFYPSLAYCTDNGAMIAYAGMQRLKAGETLALSSQAKPRWPLDTLSAI
- the folK gene encoding 2-amino-4-hydroxy-6-hydroxymethyldihydropteridine diphosphokinase, whose translation is MPEHTILISIGSNIEREHYTRQSLVALKQHFSDVSVSSVYESEAVGFNGSPFYNAAARATTSKNVEEVCAILKAIEKDNGRVHTDKKFCARTLDLDLLTYDSKVTTSPVVLPREEICYNAFVLWPLAELVPDDIHPETQETYAQMWQNFDKQKQQLWPIDFTWS
- a CDS encoding GatB/YqeY domain-containing protein, whose protein sequence is MALIDDLKAAQKDAMRAKEKVRLGTIRMAMAAIKQKEIDEQITLDDSAILAVLTKMVKQRQDAAAQYDAANREDLASKEREEITYIEDFLPQPLTDDELNALIDETMAATGASGMQDMGKVMGALKPKVQGRTDMGALSAKIKARLNA